The segment GTGGCGGTGGAGCCAGCCCCAGCCAGGCGCAGCTTGGGGAAGAAACAGCCGAAGAAAGTGGAGCGCTCGTCCAGCCTGGAGGAACACACCTCCTGGTCCAAGCCCATCAACCCCATCATCAGCACTACCCCCAAGGAGAAggaccctccatccctcctggaGCAGCCCAAGTCCAGGACCAAGAGCACCAGTGGGAAGACTGCCCCTAGGAAGGAGCCtcgcaccaccactaccactacaattaCTCCAGCTCCTCTTCCCCTGGCCCCAGTCCTGGAAAAGAAGAAGCACAGGGGGCCCAGCAAGATCATCCCCAAGTCCAAGGAGTTCATCGAGACGGAGTCTTCGTCATCTGAGTGCCACTCTGAACCAGAGGAGCTGGTCAAGATCCATAACCCTCCCTGTCCAGGACCCAGCAGTCTGCAGACTCTCAAAGCAGCCAAGGACTGCAACAGCAATATCCTGACTGTCAGTAGCCTTACCAGCACCTGCAGCTCTTCCATATCCATCCCAGACCCTGGGGCCATGGACCTCCTAGGggaccccctcttctcctctgtccCCATCGTCCAGAACAAACTGCTGTCCCCTCTCAGGGACTTTGAGGACATCAAGTCACTGTGGGTGAAGATCGAGCTGAGCTTCCTGTCTAAGATTCCAGGGCAGGACCCCCCTGAGCCCCCTTCTGTGAAAGTTGAGCCCCGGGAACCACGTGAACCCAGCATTAAGCACAGACGACAGTCCCCCGCCAGTCTTCAGTCTACCCCTGTTGAGAAACCACCTAGCAAGGCCAAGAGGAAACACAAGGCAAGCATAGAATCTTTCTCACTCTTTTTTCTCTATTGGTACTGGCTGGTATTGGTTTATAGGATCATGGTTACAGTGTGTCAATGGAGGAGCAGTGAGAAATGTGTTAGTAGTATGTTCAATCTGGGccggtaaccaaaaggttgctggatcgaatccctgagctgacaaggtgaacatctgtcgttctgcccctgagcaaggcagttaaccgacTGTTTCCCAGGctccgaagacgtggatgtcgattatggcagccccccgcacctctctgattcagaggtgttgggttaaatgcggaagacacatttcggttgaatgcattctgACCAGgtgtccccctttccctttcaatgCTAACTGAGctgtttgtttctgtgttcctCAGATGGACCATTGTGACGCTGTCGGCGGAAGCAAGAAGCTACGGTTGGAGAAAGACTCCTTGCTTCTTCCCCCATGCATCTCACCGATACACAACCACAAGAACATTAGCACAAACGAGTAAGTGTCGCCGAACCACTCACAGCAGTACTTACTTACACATCCCTATGGTTACCGGAAGAGAAAAGGAATGTGTAGAGCATCATGTTATGTAAGTGTTTAGAGGGATGTACATAGTCATTATGGGTGTCCGCAGTGCAGTggaggaaaaagtacccaattgtcatacttgagtaaaagtgaagataccttaatagaacaaTGACTTAAgtacaagtgaaagtcacccggtgaaattatttggttttaaatatacagtacTTTAGTAAAAGTAAACATATCAATCATTTCAAATTGCTTATGTTAGCAAAACAAACAGCACAATTgtcttatttttgtattatttacagatagccaggggcaaactccaacactcagacatcatttacaaacgaagcatttgtgttttgtgagtccgccagatcagaggcagtagggatgaccagggatgttctcttgataagtgcgtgaatttaaccattttcctgtcctgctaagaagacacttttgggtgtcagggaaaatgcatgGAGTGAAaaatacatcattttctttaggaatgtagtgaagtaaaagtagtcaaaaatataaaaagtaaaataaagtacagatacccccaaaaaatacttaagtagtactttaaagtatttttacttaagtactttacaccactgccacaGTGTAATTAAAGGCTGTTATATTTCCTAAGTGTATGgtagtactgtatgtgttgtgaaTGGCTACATCCTCAGGCAAGGTCCAACCAGTGTAGATCCTCCTCAGAGAGCAGGCCGGGACATACAGGAGAAGTGAGGTTGCTCCCCTACACATTTATCTTTAGCTATTGTGAGCTCTCTCTACAGTGTCCTGTGTCCTCCAGCATTAAGGTAACGTGACACTGACAAGAGAGCTAATGCTAATTTTAGATATTCAATTAGTGCTGCAGAGACCTACTGCTCGATGAAGGGACGCTGGTGACAAGGGTCAGGGGGTTGAGCAGAATGAGTCTGGAGGACGGAGTGTCCACTGAGCTTCACCACTAATCACTACACATATCTTTAATATGATTACCTGAGCTATGATATATGAGCTGGCACTGGTATCTAGTGCAGAAATGCTAAACCCTTTGGTCTGGGCTGAAATATGACCTGCCTAGTAgcctttaaatcaaatcaaagcaaaTCTTCACCCTTTTAATCAGATTGGCCTCAAAGTAAGCAGAACCCCGGTCGGTCCATTTATGGCATTAATAAAAAGCATCTTTGCTCAGATTGGAGAGTAAAGATGCTTTTTATTAATGCTGTAAACGGACCGACCGGGATTCTGCTCATTTTCAGGCTCataaaacaagacaaaatatgcTGCTGTTCAAAAATAACCTGAGGAACATAATCCTAATTAGGTTTTCTGACTGCATTTTCCCTGTTAGTGCTTTAGGCGCTCTTGTGCTAGCTAAGCATTTTTTTTCTCGTATATCAAATCCCCATGAGTTTAGGGAAAGGGAGGCGAAATAATCTATTGTTGCAAACAATGTGAGAAATATAGTAGCAGGTTTCTCGCTACTACTGTACGTCCTTGGTGGTTTTTAAAGTCCTTATTGACTTTGAGGAAGGGAAAGTATTCAAGGCAACTTCTCCACCTGCCTCTTATCTGTTAACATAGAGAACACTATTGTTAACAGAAGCCCCATGTGGGCACACACAGCTATACCGAGAGAAACCACCTGGATACAGACTGCAGTCTGCTGTGTTCCCCTGTGAGGGGCCAGGCTCCTGGAGCAGGAGTGGATATTAGAAGGACTGTAAAATCTAAGCAAAAGTGCTTTCTGTCATAACAAACTGCCTTTCCACTGCCTGATCAATCAATATGTTGACCCGTCAGTGCACTACAGGGctatttataggcctatttctggGCTGCGTCCTTAGAGGGTCAGAGGcactgggggaaaaaatgaaaCAGTTCTATGGTTTTataccttctttttttttaacccaAAACCAAGTGAAAATTATATGTTGAAGTTATATTAAATATCATTGATCTACTCATGTACTGTTTTTATTGTAATTGAAGTCTCCAAAATGCATTACCACCATTACCTTCTATAATGAAACCCAACTGATAAGTGAAAGTACCGACTCTATGCCTTAGCGCTAATGCTGCGTTTGATTTAGCCTtataataaaaacagaaataatcactcATTCTAACAAACAGAATATTCTGTCTAAGGCCAGCTGTTTTCTTTGAGCCCTGTACATAATGTCTGTCCTTCCCAATTTTACAAATGCCTTAAACAGTCAAGTAATTTCTAAATTATTTTCATCCATCTACCACTTTGATGACATTAGACATGAGATTTGCTGGCATTTCAAAGGCTGTGGGAACTTGCCGTCCCTCTCCAGTATTGTAGTGAATAACATGGAATGAcagcaacagagagagggagcaggccaAGCAATGTTCTTGTTTTATGTCCGTTTCGATAAAAGTTTATTTAAAGGGTGTCTACATACGGATGTCATAACACTGCATAAACCATACATAAGCATTTCATAAATGTTCCTGTATGTGCCTTTGCCCAGCTCTCTGAGGAAACAGcccaggaagagagaggagaagcgaGAGCTGCTGCCTCCCCTGCTTTCTCCGCTCTCCGACGAACCCCCTATACGCCAGCGCAGGACCAGCGAGTGTTCCTCCTTCAGCCAGGAGGGCGGTGCTAGCAGCGCCACCAGCACCTTATTGCTACCCACCCTCAGCTGCTCTCTGCCCaacttctcctcctcatcctcctcttcctcacacaAGCACCGCAGCAAAGGAGAGAGCAAATCCTTCTCACGTTCCAAGACAAGCAGTGTAAGTAGGGGAAAGCGGATCATGATGAAACTAGCAAAAATGTATACTGTAGTTGTTCTTGGGCATTATTATACAGTATTGTAAAATATTATTTAAAACTGTCGTATTCCTATCATTAATTACTGAGCAATTCTGGggtttattgtttttttggcTGGTTTATTATTTTAAAGTATGATACTTTTGCATCCGCTCTCGTTTGCTAGCAAAATATGTCTTCTATAATTTGTTGTGTAGAGAAGTTCGTAGATGAGGCTGTTGCTGGAGATTATTTCTTTGCTCCAGCAACTACCACTATTTCCTGTGTTTTTGCAAATCTAATGACCCTTTGGAGGGATTTAAAAACAGCCTTGAAGAGAAGAAAATGGATCCCACGTGCTGAATATGTTTAAAGCCAGGACATAGAAAAAATACACGGTCACAACGTAGTAACAGCAGTCCAAATCACCAGGATGAATCATTACAGTATTATTAGACTTACTGCTGGATGCTAATTATCATATTAATTGGCCCTGCCATCTCACAGGAGGAAGATACCCATAGCAAGCCGTCTGGCAGTTTCCATGGCAACGGTCACTCCGATTCTGACGTTTGGTCCAACCCGTCATCTCTGTCCATGGACCACATGGAGCCTAGAAGGCCCAAGCTAACGTTCAATAACACGTATGTATGAGTAACTAACTAACTTCTCCAAACACTCCAAAAAACACCCTTTTTCCCCCCCGAATGCACAGCCATGTCATTTTAATGTCATGATGCATGTACTCATTTAAGTCTCAAACATGAGTAAAATGTCACCGCATTTTGAAGCATTTGTGGGATGTGATTACAGAGTTAAGTTCCTCTATGTGTATAATTCAAAATGAAACATATATAACATGTAGAGGACAACTACAACATGAACAACTGCAGTCCAGGCAGTTGCAGCAAAGTGGCAAACACATTTTTCTGTCACTGATCTGTTTGTATTTCTAACATACTGTAAGACTAACCAAAGTCTCACTGTAATTGTTATCCACAGAGTTCACAACGCAGACTACTGCATGCAAGAAGCCAAGAAACTAAAGCACAAAGCAGATGCACTGGTAAGCTGCTGTTTTATTACAGTTTAAAACAGCACCTGAAAATGTATTACAAACATTTAATTCAGCGTTTACTTCGATAGAGATATATTACACAAACGAAATTGTTCTTCTTCCTTAGATTGTATTTTGTCTGAGCCAGGCAATAAACACACTCTGTTTTAGTCAGTCACGTGACATCACAAATATGAATAGCAACAGAGACCAGTGTGGTAATACCATTATCAAATACATGCCAATGTGCCATTAGCAAGCAGCAGCTCTTACTGAGCCTATTAGAGAATAAGTATTCCTGCTGAAAAGCTCttattaacagacagacactggtcttagcTGAAGAATGCTAGTAGGTGTGCAGAGGATAGAGTAGAGCCCTTGTTGAGACCTGTAGCCTTTTCTAAGTGAGGATGTGTGATCTATCACAAAAGGAGCTCTTACACACCTCTTCAATGTCCTCAAAGAGGGGCTTGGGCCTAGGTGACGGGCGTGATTTACCAACACACTCATAGGGCCCTAATAATTGGATTCCAGCAATTATCTCCCCAGACATTGTCCTTTATCGAAAGTTACATCCACTTGGGCATAAATCTGATCTGCGAGGTAAAGCCAGCCATGAATACAAAGTGAAGGGAATTGATTGCCCTTGTTACATGACTGTAATCGTTGAGCTGTAATGAATCTTCCACCAGCCCGGTCGTATGTGGTAAAAGGGGCTTACTTAAAATGGATAGAACCTGCTTAAGAGGTGCTTTCAGTGGAGAGTGGTGTGTAAATCTATTTTATTTTACACTCATGTGCATTTATGAGTCATATGCCTATTATTTGTTGTCTGCACTTTGGGGTTTGTATTTTGGCTCCGTGTgcatatatatactttttttgtccagaaaatagaaaaatatcaAAAGAATGTTCCCCGAACATTAATGTGACATTGTTATTTTTCCTTCTGATTAAATCTGCTTATTATCTGTTTTCACAAGAGCTTTGAAGCTTTGGGAAATGATTCAAAATAAGGAGAATCATTTGTGGCCGTGTAGTGTTGTGAACCTAATGCTGATCGTATTCAATGTTTCCATTGTTTCTTCACAGATGGAGAAGTTTGGCAAAGCCATTAACTATACTGATGGGGCGCTGTCGTTCATCGAGTGTGGCAACGCCATGGAGCGGGATCCGCTAGAGGCCAAGTCTCCATACACTATGTACTCTGAGACGGTTGAACTCATCAGGTCTGTGTCCCCACcaatgtgtctctccctctcacccccgcTCAGGCCAGGTATCCCCACCTGCCCTTAGTGAAAATGAGCATCATTATGTCCATCGCTAATCCAGTCTACCCCACAAGTCAAGGCAATTAGCGGCCCTCATTTTATTAATGGCAGTGAAAATGAAAATAGATGGACCTCGTAGCTCATCATTCTACCCAGGGATTCATGCATGGCTGATTGAAATCTTTTCTTCAAAAACTATTAGACACAGAAAATGACACAAGGCCGGTCATTCTATGGAACGTCCCCTGGCTTTATGCATATTGAGTCCTGCTCTTTTTTTGTTATTTGAATTGAAATGAATGAATTATGAAAAGGAAGAATATTTGAATAGGATCTATGTTTTTGTCTGTTCTGCTTTTGAAGGTATGCCATGAGGTTAAAGAACTTTACGAGTCACTCAGCAACTGTAGCCGAGAAGAAAttagctgtgttgtggtgagtttTCTTTTCGCTCTGCTGTTTCTGGATgtgaaacctgtgtgtgtgtgtgtgtgtgtgtgtgtgtgtgtgtgtgtgtgtgtgtgtgtgtgtgtgtgtgtgtgtgtgtgtgtgtgtgtgtgtgtgtgtgtgtgtgtgtgtgtgtgtgtgtgtgtgtgtgtgcgtgcgtgcgtgcgtgcgtgcgtgcgtgcgtgcgtgcgtctgatGACTGAATGGTGGTTGAAGGAGACCTAACATTGCACTGATGGATGTGATGACGGACTACAAACTCTAGCCTGTGTGGGCATTTGGGTTGATTTCAGAAAATCCAGCCGGCTTCCAAACCCGTTAGATGCTCAATCCGCCGCTTCACTCAAACACAATTTAAATCTCCACTCAGCCATCACTCCCCGACAATCGGATGGATATTGAAGGGAGCTTTAAAACACTGCTAAAGCACTTAATCAGCTTAAAGTGGATCATTATTCTTGTATTTCATTAAGCTATTAAGGGATAATGAAAGATTTCCTGGCAGCAGGCAGCAGACTATAAACATATACAGTTCGCCACACTGCTACAGGGGAGATGAAGGAAAAACTATATGCTGCCTGTCATATGGATTGTATAATCTGAGCAGAATGTTATGGTTAGAATGTTATGGTTAGACTCTCAGACTTAGcagtgcagacagtgatgagCGTAGGAGTGAGATTCCCAGGTCATATTTCCTGTTAGTACACCGTTCAGACATCATTAGGGATTATTTTCAAATATGTGACACTGGCTGACATGATCCATCCATTTATAATCTGTTTTAGAGGgcaaagtgtgtgtgcgtgtgtgtgcgtatgagCGTGTGTGcgtatgagcgtgtgtgtgtgtgcgcacgtgtatgtactgtacatactgatgTGGTTTAGAATAGGGGAACCAAGGAAGCAGTGTACTGCAGTGATGGCTTATTAATGCCTGAGTGTTAGTGTCATGTCGTGGGGTGGTGCATATGTCCAAAGCATCTGGTGTCTGGCGAGCAGCACACTGTTGAAAGGTCAGCCCCCCCATGGCACTGAGGCTGGATCTGCAGACCAAAGGTCCCTGGCAGGGAAGCTACTGGGATCTGATTTACTAGGCTGATTTACTCTGTTTTCTAGCCTTTATTTTCAAGCTCTTAGAGAGATAGAGTTTGATGACAACAAGATTATTTAGTCATGCATCATGGATATGCAAAGTTAATTAGTTAGAAAACACTTTTTCCTTATTGTTAGTCTTTTATTATCTTCTTGTGCTTAATGGTCATAAGTAATACGAATATATGTGATGTTGTCAATGCTAGAAACACGGTATAAGATCCAGTATTTCATGTTAATGTTATTCTTTTCTTAACTCCATAGCAATCGCTGTTTATCCCTCCTGTACTTGAGAATGTTCAAATTGAAGAAGGACCATGCAGTAAAGTATTCCCGTTCCCTAATGGAGTATTTCAAGGTAAATAACTCCTAACTTCTAATTCTAACATCTAGGAGTAGAAGAAGCACAGTAGAACACGTAAAGCCAATTAAGATTTCTAAATGTAATATATATTTGTGTTGAGTTGTGTATACTCATTAGTTCTGCATGTTGGTTATTAAAAGCCATACATTTTTTTCCAATTAGTGTGCAAATTAACTTTATCAATGACCTCCATACATTGTGTGTGTTTAAGCCTGTTTTAATTAAGTATGTTGCATATTATTCTAGTGGAGCTTTTTGAGATGCATTAATAGATTTTCTAAGCTATGCAATATGTTTGTATAGTAGAGCTGCAAAATATAATGCTCTCACAAACCTCTTCCATTCCAGAAAAGTTCCCAAGCACCTTCGCCATGGGGAGCCAATGGAAAGTGAGTTACATTTCACCTCAGTCATCTCATGTTGCATCACAATCCTTTCTTTATATGAGATCTTTCCCAGAACAGAACAATGTATGTGCCTACTCCTGGCCAAGCAACAAGCTAAGCCTCTCAGATGGTGACTGCTTTGTTCAGACAATGGCCACGACAGACAGAGCCTCTGTCACTGTGACTTCCAGCTTCTAGCACATCACACTGGTGGCATGAGATGAGCGCACTGCTACACTGTTTTTCTGGATGCTCCATGGCAACTGAACCTAGCTGATCCACCCTGTGCGTTTGGGTTTGGGTTCGTAGCTTACGATGGCGCTACCGTGGGGCTTGTCAGTGTGTCTGGGAGTTGGCAGTGAGCCAtcctctgtgtgtgactgtgagctCCTTTAGCCTGTCTTTTCCAGGGCTGGGATCTAGCCCTCAGCCACAGCACTGACCGGCCCTGCTGTTCTGCTGTGAGATGAGCTGTCAGAAGCAATTAGCCTCAGATCCTACTGGCTCCTAGGACTCCTGCAGTCGCCTCCAGTTCACCATGGTCACATTAGCCACAAACTGGCCTTCTTAATCCGCTTGGGTTAGCTCCGCTACCTGCTGCAACTGTAATCAACATTAGATTCCACTATGCTCTGGCCTCCTTTCCCACAGTTTGTTTGTTCTGTCCTTGACAATCATGAATATTTTTTCCccttattttctttttttttccttCAAGGGTTTATTTATTTGAGGAAAAGACTCAACCTGCTAGAGAGGGAGCCGAGAGAGGCAAACTGTTGACAGGGAACATAATTTAACTTCACGGGGCGAGCGCCTTTCAATTTAGTGTTGAATTACAGGACCTGGAGCCTGATTGTTTGGGTTTGGCACTAAAAGACTGATAAATATGTCCTCTGATTGATGGCTGAAGCAGGCTGACAGAAAATCAAGCCGTGATTGTCAAGCTGAGAAAGCCCCAGTTTGCTGTTCATACAGTTCAAATCAGTATTAGTGATTAAGCCTGACGAAGAGTGATTAAGCCTGACGAAATAACATGTATTGGCTAAATGTAAACCTACCCAGTTCAAATCTCCCTGATCAGTCTCCCTGGGTCAGAAAGCTAAGAAGGGAAAAACCTCTCAAAGGGGAAATGTCCTCATTGTGATCTCACGTTACTCCCTGTAGATATAATTCAcgttactccctgtatatacagtatgtaatacCTGAGTTGATAGTGTCCTAAACATTACAAGCCAGTATGAGGAATAGTATTTGTGAAGCTGCCATAGCTTATCAATGTCTCCACTATCTTTTTTCTTCGTGTCTGTAAGTAGCCATTTTAAGGATTTCAAAAAGCATGGGGCTTAAACTTAACCCTGGTGTCCGGTGgttgtacagtacagtattatctcTGTGGTGGTGCCCTGAACTTtcacctctaacctctaacccctgtatTGTCTCTCTGCCTTCCCAGGAGCACAGGCACCCCGTCGCCCTTGTCTCTGAGTCCCTCCCCAGTTAGTTCGGTGAGCAGCAGTACGGGCCCTGGCCTTGCGGGCTCCTGTCCCTCCGGTGCCTCCAGCAATGTGGCCATCCCCCAGCGCATCCATCATATGGCCGCTAGCCACGTCAACATCACCAACAACATCCTCCGCAGTTACGAGCACTGGGACACGGCAGAGAAGCTCGCCACAGAGAGCCAAGGTACTAGAGactggacacaacacaacacagcttcTCTCTGTTTTAGAACAGGATGTTTGGATTGGAGCTGTAGTATTAGCCGCAATGGCAGATTGTGTATAGTAGTAGCATAAATTGTACTGTTGTAATCGTAGGGGATGAATCAGTAATAGTTTCATACAACAGTGACCTCACTTTTGATATGCTATCCTATATTTTTCTTAATTACATGCATCTCCATTCATGTTCAACCTTTTTTCATTGTACACAGTCATTATAAATGACTAATTATTCCTAACTGTTAGGAACCACGATCCTTTTATCACCCTCAGGACGGTCTCTTTATGTACTCATGTATTCTGCATTATTTGTATTAGATGTGGAGAATAGATGAACCCTTTACATTTACTGTCATCGGTGAGtgaatgtagagagagagagaccaccagaGATGTTGAGGACACCCCCCTCTGACTGTGTGCATGGAGGGTTTGATGTGTCGTGTCTCTGTCATTTCCCATCCGTTATCTGAGCCTAGCTGATTAAAGGGACATGTTACGTGGTTGTGTGAGgcgagagctctctctctctctctcgcagcctTAGAAGTACCCCATTAGAAGTTGAtctgaccctctcctcctctctgtcgaCACCCATAACGGGCTCAATTAGAGTCTGTTGGATGGTGTCTTTGGTGGAAATGAGACAGGAATTGGCAGTTATGACACCATAAAGCCTAGGTGGGCCTTTCAGCAAAATACTGATCACCAGAGCTGTTACTTTTAGGATTGAGCCATTCCAGGACTTAGTCACTCACTGTTTAttaggaggaaagagaggaatggACAACAGACTGCATAAATGTGAGCCTTCATTATGCTATTACACTTGTcagtctttgtcttacacacacacacacacaaacacacacacacacacacacacacacacacacacacacacacacacacacacacacacacacacacacacacacacacacacacacacacacacacacaccctcactcactctcactttcATTCACCCTCTTTCCCCTTCCTTTCCTTCTACAGAGTTCTTTCAGGAGCTGGACTCGACGATGGAACCGTTGAGCCAACACAGCAGCATGACAGAACTGGTGCGCTACATACGCCAAGGACTGCACTGGCTACGGATAGAGGCCCACATGTTATAGTGCTGCTGGAACTAGAACTGAACTGTctgccactgtctgtctgtctgtctgtatcacacatctatcactacctctacgAGCCAGCATCCCCAGCAACCCCCAGTCTCCAGCCATCTGACTCCAGCCCCAAGGGCCCCCACCACACTCTGCCAGCCAGAAAGGTCCCACTGACTGtcaactctctgtggtcagaggtCATCATGATGAGGTCATCATCAGCTCTACTGCACAGTCTTGTCTCTCAATACAAAGTTGACATTTCTGTTGGATGTGGAAAGAAAATAGTGAAATCCAAACCCCAAAGTGAATGGAAGGACAGTCCCACCTAAGACCTGGGGATTGTCTCCAAAGCATGCCAATGGAAGAGAAGGAGCTGTGTGGAGACGAATGGTGGTTGTTTTGCTTGTTTTCTGCCAGATCGAGCCATGTGATTTCCCTGTTGTTGTTTTGATCACCACTAAGGCCCTCTCAGAACGCCTGGAGCGTTGTTCACAGTTCACACCTCCATTCCAACAGGCAGATTTCTCATGAAGTTATAAGTGGTATCAActatttttattgttttgtttttgtcaatGCCTTGATGAACTGGCCGACAGAAGCCAGTTGGAAAAGTCTCTCTTTACTACTATCTGATAGTGGTGTTTATTTATGATCCATCAAACCTCAGTCTCACATCAGATGATAAATACAGCAACGGTTCGTCAATGTCTACCCATAAGTCCCAGTGGAACAACAAATCATTTGAAATAATTCCATGACTTGTTGCTCATTGGAAATGAACAACAAATAATCAAATTCAATCTGCCACCTCAAGCAATTTCTCTAGTTGTGGGGGGATTTGCATAATAATGTAGTCAACTACAGCAGATCTGATAACAACTGATCTGGATTGTGTCTTTTAGCCCTAGAGGTTGGTGGTGTCTATGTGTTTTCTTTTGTTGGGTTGATGTCATTTTTGTACCTACAGTAATAAGAGGCCGGATTTATTCCAAAGCAGCACTGATTTTCCATAGGTCTAAGGGAACGGGGAAGACATAAAGTGACGCACGACCTGAGACTGTGTTTAAATTCATATGAATCGCGTAATCACTGTTACAGCACCACCACAAACAGTGTACGCCGCAATGAGTCCAGTAACGCTACAGAGGACCTTTCCATTGTCTTTTCGATGTCTACAATAACTGCTGTGTTGTATATCGCAACTCTTTTGGTATTAAATGTTGGTTCAGTTGTGCATGTCCACAGAGAGGTGTAGAGTTTTAAAGCATAATCCATAGTAACACTTCTTACGTGTTATGTGCATAGTTGTACATTTGATCGTCCTAGATTTAAACTTGGCTTGATGGACATACTGTATGCCATCTATATGAGATACAGGCAGTTTTCCTAAGGAGGAAGTTTGATGGTtggtttgttgttgtttgtttttatttGGATGTGATGTGAGAGAATGAACTGAAGCGAAGTGTGTGTGTTGCACTGTGCAGAGATGATTTGGGGATGGATTCTCTATTGCTGGTTGTCAATTCCAAATCGTTCTCTCTATAGCACAGTCCATACAGTGTGTTTCAGTAGTCCATATCTCCATGGCTATGTGTGAAATATGATTTTCACTATGATAAAACAAAGTGCCTCCGTATCCGGTGAAAATTATTAAGAGTCTATATTGAAGAACACGAATGAATCTAAATGATTTTTCCATACCATATTGGTATATTAGATTTTTTCATAAAACCACAATTTATTCATGTACTTTTTACTGGCAAGTATGACACCAAGTTTGGCTTTAAAATTGCAAATGTGTGACTTACATGTATCAAATTTTTAACTCAGTTACTGTTTAG is part of the Salvelinus fontinalis isolate EN_2023a chromosome 6, ASM2944872v1, whole genome shotgun sequence genome and harbors:
- the LOC129857851 gene encoding AF4/FMR2 family member 2-like isoform X4 translates to MDLFEFDFFRDWELEQQCHYEQDRSALKKREWERRTQEVQQDEDLFSSGFNLFGEPYKTNKGDALANRVQNTLGNYDEMKELLTSHSNQSHLVGIPKNSVPQTPGPSFFTEGAQRTSSRTSTGHNTTSMPPPPSSSSLTSSTRLSSHQSSKKSRSSDWLQGAHCSSSTSTQEVGGQVVGVPTSSRGKHLSTHEQQQQQPQRHEELFSSQGDVVGHKGDSSSSPNSSTSRRHGGGQQQAPSAAEHGGYKDSNNHVKSPLEQEPGSHGSISPVASTSLLPSGLSTPTFPQGLHVKPSAVQQQKPTAYVRPMDGQDQVPLDSPELKPPLEVGDMGYSNLAFGSTTTSSKSKLPKLTLTQTGEVSLSSDSSCVEEILREMTHSWPPPLTAIHTPGKAEQTKFPIPSKESQHLPSGYAGQKRCNVPCNKPATKSVPQKSMLEDDLKISSDEEDTDQQAAEKPKPRSTPLIIPVATSRTTDPGLSSGASGSSSESESSSESDSDSESSSSDSECNGASRTATPEPEPPSTNKWQLDKWLNKVTPHNKALINTQPERESHGLSSSQPDHSQQAPEGQGPAPGKSKPGPTALLAPTDPKERALLSPIREKAKPKTGPKVSEGKGSKVKSPAVVAVEPAPARRSLGKKQPKKVERSSSLEEHTSWSKPINPIISTTPKEKDPPSLLEQPKSRTKSTSGKTAPRKEPRTTTTTTITPAPLPLAPVLEKKKHRGPSKIIPKSKEFIETESSSSECHSEPEELVKIHNPPCPGPSSLQTLKAAKDCNSNILTVSSLTSTCSSSISIPDPGAMDLLGDPLFSSVPIVQNKLLSPLRDFEDIKSLWVKIELSFLSKIPGQDPPEPPSVKVEPREPREPSIKHRRQSPASLQSTPVEKPPSKAKRKHKMDHCDAVGGSKKLRLEKDSLLLPPCISPIHNHKNISTNDSLRKQPRKREEKRELLPPLLSPLSDEPPIRQRRTSECSSFSQEGGASSATSTLLLPTLSCSLPNFSSSSSSSSHKHRSKGESKSFSRSKTSSEEDTHSKPSGSFHGNGHSDSDVWSNPSSLSMDHMEPRRPKLTFNNTVHNADYCMQEAKKLKHKADALMEKFGKAINYTDGALSFIECGNAMERDPLEAKSPYTMYSETVELIRYAMRLKNFTSHSATVAEKKLAVLCNRCLSLLYLRMFKLKKDHAVKYSRSLMEYFKKSSQAPSPWGANGKSTGTPSPLSLSPSPVSSVSSSTGPGLAGSCPSGASSNVAIPQRIHHMAASHVNITNNILRSYEHWDTAEKLATESQEFFQELDSTMEPLSQHSSMTELVRYIRQGLHWLRIEAHML